The Natrinema salifodinae genome includes a window with the following:
- the gcvPA gene encoding aminomethyl-transferring glycine dehydrogenase subunit GcvPA: MHGSHATGSPYAPHTEEDRSTMLEAVDADTVEDLFDIPDAVRFDGEFDIDPRTERETRRLVRSILGRNDEVTELLGRGHYGYYVPSLVDHLADRSEFLTSYTQYQPEISQGFLQALFEYQSLLVELTGLEVANCSIYDAATALGEAATLADRVRATTGHRVLVPEPTLLREERRSTLENYVAGTDLAVETFPVADGTVDLAGLEETIDEDVVMVYAENPTVRGAVEEHLAEIGSLAEEHDALFTLGSDPIALSLLQRPADVGADVVIGDASVLGLPTSYGMGLGLFATREDYLRQVPGRLVGVGEDATDRRAFTLTLQTREQHIRRERATSNICTNQAWVALRTAIHAAALGPSGMVDLANRGVTRAATLADRVDEIVGVQAPVHDRHHFREFVARVDQPAAAIAADLERLGFAVHVVGEHEIQICVAGVPDERLDRFVEAVEEVVR, translated from the coding sequence ATGCACGGATCACACGCCACGGGGAGTCCGTACGCTCCCCACACGGAGGAGGACCGCTCGACGATGCTCGAAGCGGTCGATGCGGACACCGTCGAGGACCTCTTCGATATTCCTGACGCGGTGCGCTTCGACGGAGAGTTCGACATCGACCCGCGAACCGAACGGGAAACCCGACGCCTGGTGCGCTCGATCCTGGGCCGCAACGACGAGGTGACCGAACTGCTGGGTCGGGGCCACTACGGCTACTACGTCCCGTCGCTGGTCGATCACCTCGCGGACCGCTCGGAGTTTCTCACCTCGTACACGCAGTACCAACCCGAGATCTCCCAGGGGTTCCTGCAGGCCCTGTTCGAGTACCAGTCGCTGCTGGTCGAACTGACCGGCCTCGAGGTCGCGAACTGCTCGATCTACGACGCCGCGACGGCGCTGGGCGAGGCGGCCACGCTGGCCGACCGCGTCCGCGCCACCACGGGCCACCGCGTGCTCGTGCCCGAACCGACGCTCCTGCGCGAGGAACGCCGGAGCACGCTCGAGAACTACGTCGCCGGCACCGATCTCGCCGTCGAGACATTCCCGGTCGCGGACGGCACCGTCGACCTCGCGGGACTCGAGGAAACGATCGACGAGGACGTCGTCATGGTCTACGCCGAGAACCCGACCGTCCGCGGGGCCGTCGAGGAGCACCTCGCGGAGATCGGCTCGCTGGCCGAGGAGCACGACGCCCTGTTTACGCTCGGCTCGGACCCGATCGCCCTCTCTCTGCTCCAGCGGCCCGCCGACGTCGGCGCTGACGTCGTCATCGGCGACGCGAGCGTGCTCGGCCTCCCGACCAGCTACGGGATGGGCCTGGGCCTGTTCGCCACCCGCGAGGACTACCTCCGCCAGGTCCCCGGTCGCCTGGTCGGCGTCGGCGAGGACGCGACCGACCGCCGCGCGTTCACGCTCACGCTCCAGACCCGCGAACAGCACATCCGCCGGGAGCGCGCGACGAGCAACATCTGCACGAACCAGGCGTGGGTCGCGCTCCGGACCGCGATCCACGCCGCGGCTCTCGGCCCGAGCGGAATGGTCGACCTGGCGAACCGCGGCGTCACGCGCGCGGCGACCCTCGCCGACCGAGTCGACGAGATCGTCGGCGTGCAAGCGCCGGTCCACGACCGTCACCACTTCCGGGAGTTCGTCGCGCGTGTCGATCAACCCGCCGCGGCCATCGCGGCGGATCTCGAACGGCTGGGCTTTGCGGTCCACGTCGTCGGCGAACACGAGATCCAGATCTGCGTCGCCGGCGTCCCCGACGAGCGGCTCGATCGCTTCGTCGAGGCCGTCGAGGAGGTGGTCCGATGA
- a CDS encoding AI-2E family transporter, producing MADRHEPPAWVVEQPVLTALALGSTVLALFIILPYLQYVLFGVVLAYILVPLQRRLEEYVRPMIAAFVSVVVAILVIVLPLAYILSVALRQTGQLVTAVRNGDVDIETIERALADRGYAVDLAGLYESYQDAITGGLQGFATGALDIVGGLPGIAIGLTITLFVCFALLRDGDRLLAWSYHVLPLDDEIQRELFAELDELMQASVISNVLVAVIQAVLLGVGLAVLGIPAVVLLTVLTFLLTLLPLVGAFGVWLPVSLYLVAIGRPVAAAGLAVYGLLVTLSDTYLRPALIGRTSAFNSAIIVVGIFGGLIAFGAVGLFVGPVVLGGAKLTLDIFARERIDGTGTDADADDETEAVAAESTTTEPEAADSESERRAESVADPDADPDPDPASESESERDADS from the coding sequence ATGGCAGATCGTCACGAGCCGCCGGCGTGGGTCGTCGAACAGCCCGTCCTGACCGCACTCGCGCTGGGTAGTACCGTCCTCGCGCTGTTTATCATCCTGCCGTACCTGCAGTATGTCCTCTTCGGCGTCGTCCTCGCGTACATCCTCGTGCCCCTTCAGCGACGCCTCGAGGAGTACGTGCGACCGATGATCGCCGCGTTCGTCTCCGTCGTCGTCGCGATACTCGTCATCGTCCTGCCGCTGGCGTATATCCTCAGCGTCGCGCTCCGACAGACCGGCCAGCTCGTCACCGCCGTTCGGAACGGAGACGTGGACATAGAGACGATCGAGCGGGCGCTCGCCGACAGGGGGTACGCGGTCGATCTGGCCGGGCTGTACGAATCGTATCAGGACGCGATAACGGGCGGGCTACAGGGGTTCGCGACCGGCGCGCTCGACATCGTCGGCGGCCTGCCGGGCATCGCGATCGGGCTGACGATCACGCTGTTCGTCTGCTTCGCGCTGTTGCGCGACGGCGACCGACTGCTGGCCTGGTCGTACCACGTGCTCCCGCTCGACGACGAGATCCAGCGGGAGCTGTTCGCGGAACTGGACGAGCTCATGCAGGCGTCGGTCATCAGCAACGTCCTCGTCGCGGTCATCCAGGCGGTGCTACTCGGTGTCGGCCTCGCGGTGCTCGGCATCCCCGCCGTCGTGTTGCTCACCGTCCTTACCTTCCTGCTCACCCTCCTCCCGCTGGTCGGGGCCTTCGGCGTGTGGCTGCCCGTCTCACTGTATTTGGTCGCGATCGGTCGGCCGGTCGCCGCCGCCGGGCTCGCGGTCTACGGTCTGCTCGTCACGCTCTCGGACACCTACCTCCGGCCCGCGCTCATCGGGCGGACGAGCGCGTTCAACTCGGCGATCATCGTGGTCGGGATCTTCGGCGGGCTCATCGCCTTCGGCGCGGTGGGGCTGTTCGTCGGCCCCGTCGTCCTCGGCGGCGCGAAGCTCACGCTCGACATCTTCGCTCGGGAGCGTATCGATGGGACGGGAACGGACGCCGACGCTGACGACGAAACCGAGGCCGTCGCCGCGGAATCGACGACCACCGAACCCGAGGCGGCCGATTCGGAATCCGAGCGGCGCGCCGAGTCGGTGGCCGATCCCGACGCTGACCCCGATCCCGACCCTGCCTCCGAGTCGGAGTCGGAACGCGACGCCGACTCGTAA
- a CDS encoding DUF2150 family protein yields the protein MSNPPTEFYSEERWQNWIGRIKDEDIDPEDESSARLLLNLQDDTAIAVAKIVSAYDDGELDQEDALAEIEDVREIVLGEVDIEDEEKLILVDGVQTSLVCVFFAAEEYIANGPAEDGSVGDYLGAAADAEAEEDLDAALGYAAQAGTLVIDDEDLDMTVAEDLEYGLVTEWINGLDSLQSAMSDPEVVEEDE from the coding sequence ATGAGCAATCCCCCGACCGAGTTCTACTCGGAGGAACGCTGGCAGAACTGGATCGGTCGAATCAAGGACGAAGACATCGATCCGGAGGACGAGTCATCGGCGCGGCTGCTGCTCAACCTGCAGGACGACACGGCCATCGCGGTCGCCAAGATCGTCTCGGCCTACGACGACGGGGAACTCGATCAGGAGGACGCGCTCGCCGAGATCGAAGACGTTCGCGAGATCGTCCTCGGCGAGGTCGACATCGAGGACGAGGAGAAGCTGATCCTCGTCGACGGCGTTCAGACGAGTCTCGTCTGCGTCTTCTTCGCCGCCGAGGAGTACATCGCCAACGGCCCGGCCGAGGACGGAAGCGTCGGCGACTATCTCGGCGCCGCGGCTGACGCCGAGGCCGAGGAGGACTTAGACGCCGCGCTCGGCTACGCCGCTCAGGCGGGGACGCTCGTCATCGACGACGAGGACCTCGACATGACCGTCGCCGAGGACCTCGAGTACGGCCTGGTCACCGAGTGGATTAACGGCCTCGACAGCCTCCAGAGCGCGATGAGCGACCCGGAGGTCGTCGAGGAGGACGAGTAA
- a CDS encoding adenine deaminase C-terminal domain-containing protein → MNELQPVALEREGATADLVVEGGRVYCSHRQAFLERDIAVVGDRIAALLEDAASVTGPETTVVSAADRVVLPGLIDAHTHADLQLILDRSVPDVLATGTTAIVTESSGLGVLFGSRGVETVLERTADCPLTTYLTLPPQGFVDTFEPATGTAAELESLADLLDRERVVGVGEIDWIHVVGRDAPIEGLYERAREADATIVGHGAGCRGASLRAFATVADNDHEAISADGIRERADNGIHVVGRCGSIRDDLDALIEAFPDLDRRSVSLSTDGVWPGDLLEGFGMAELVCRLIDAGIAPADAIDAASRNTAEHFGLADRGVVAPGAVADLLVVDDLETMAVETVLAEGEIAVADGEPVVEPRTDPYPDYVYDTVSVDLDRDRFTASRAAAPDGTVRAMAVDRGLVTTETTVDLGVGDADPDPDEETPQRLGPAPERDALTATLFDRDPATEDRRFTGFLTGYGLESGAVATTATWETAGLVTVAADADDAVVAAERVASTGGGTAVARDGEVVADLPMPIAGTAAELPPERFAARAAAVADALRDGGVDVERPLLTVQTLTFPGVPALKLTPSGYADVLGRSLVGLDPESDAGAD, encoded by the coding sequence ATGAACGAACTGCAGCCGGTCGCGCTCGAGCGCGAGGGAGCGACCGCCGACCTGGTCGTCGAGGGCGGGCGCGTCTACTGTTCGCACCGCCAGGCGTTCCTCGAGCGCGACATCGCGGTCGTCGGCGACAGGATCGCCGCGTTGCTCGAGGACGCCGCGTCCGTCACGGGCCCCGAGACGACGGTCGTCTCGGCGGCCGATCGCGTCGTCCTGCCGGGACTGATCGACGCGCACACGCACGCTGATCTCCAGCTGATCCTCGATCGATCGGTCCCGGACGTGCTCGCGACCGGGACGACCGCGATCGTCACCGAGAGCTCCGGCCTGGGCGTGCTGTTCGGCAGCCGCGGCGTCGAGACCGTCCTCGAGCGGACCGCCGACTGCCCGCTCACGACGTATCTCACCCTGCCGCCCCAGGGCTTCGTCGACACGTTCGAGCCGGCGACCGGCACCGCTGCGGAACTCGAATCGCTCGCCGACCTGCTCGATCGCGAGCGAGTGGTGGGCGTCGGCGAGATCGACTGGATCCACGTCGTCGGCCGCGACGCGCCGATCGAGGGGCTCTACGAGCGTGCACGCGAGGCGGACGCGACGATCGTCGGACACGGCGCGGGCTGTCGCGGCGCGTCGCTGCGCGCGTTCGCGACCGTCGCGGACAACGACCACGAGGCGATCTCGGCCGACGGCATCCGCGAGCGCGCCGACAACGGGATCCACGTCGTCGGCCGCTGTGGCTCCATTCGAGACGACCTCGACGCGCTCATCGAGGCATTCCCCGATCTCGACCGCCGCAGCGTCTCGCTGTCGACCGACGGCGTCTGGCCAGGCGACCTGCTCGAGGGATTCGGGATGGCCGAACTCGTTTGCCGGTTGATCGACGCCGGCATCGCCCCGGCGGACGCGATCGACGCCGCGAGCCGCAACACCGCGGAACATTTCGGACTCGCCGATCGCGGCGTCGTCGCGCCAGGCGCGGTCGCCGACCTCCTCGTCGTGGACGACCTCGAGACGATGGCAGTCGAGACGGTTCTCGCCGAAGGAGAGATCGCGGTCGCTGACGGCGAGCCGGTCGTCGAGCCGAGGACGGACCCGTACCCCGACTACGTCTACGACACCGTTTCAGTCGACCTCGACCGCGACCGGTTCACCGCGTCGCGCGCGGCCGCGCCCGACGGCACCGTCCGCGCGATGGCGGTCGATCGCGGGCTCGTGACGACCGAGACGACCGTCGATCTCGGTGTCGGTGACGCCGATCCCGATCCCGACGAGGAGACCCCTCAGCGACTCGGACCCGCTCCTGAGCGCGACGCGCTCACCGCCACCCTGTTCGACCGCGATCCGGCGACCGAAGACCGACGTTTCACCGGCTTCCTCACCGGCTACGGCCTCGAATCGGGCGCCGTCGCCACGACCGCCACCTGGGAGACGGCCGGCCTGGTGACCGTCGCCGCGGACGCCGACGACGCCGTCGTCGCCGCCGAGCGGGTCGCGTCGACGGGTGGGGGCACCGCGGTCGCTCGCGACGGCGAGGTGGTGGCCGATCTCCCGATGCCGATCGCCGGAACCGCGGCCGAGCTCCCGCCCGAACGATTCGCAGCCCGAGCCGCGGCCGTCGCGGACGCGCTCCGCGACGGGGGTGTCGACGTCGAGCGGCCGCTGTTGACGGTCCAGACGCTCACGTTCCCCGGCGTCCCCGCGCTGAAGCTCACGCCGTCGGGCTACGCGGACGTCCTCGGTCGGTCGCTCGTCGGCCTCGATCCCGAATCGGACGCCGGCGCGGACTGA
- the hmgB gene encoding hydroxymethylglutaryl-CoA synthase, with translation MTAVGIDAVEIWTGNLKLDLPGTFAPQKGEDPEKYTKGLGLNVSSFPDSYEDIVTMGANAAHRLMERKGLEPDDIGRIDVATESAFDNSKPVSTYVAGCLEQVYDGNFHHANKGERKFACIAGTQSLDDACNWIRAGRNRGRSALVIATDTALYARGDDGEATQGAGAVAMLISEDPDLVELSTEQGYGSADETDFLKPNQQFPSVDGKRSVQVYLARMREALEDFESVAGEVHEDDFVYAPFHTPFPGMVRKAALLAYRHIIRDTGIEDELAEEIGRQPRPEAFDSDEEFRDALREYMDALKDTDQYAEWYDAAIDPSLTISREVGNWYTGSVHVARASTLKHALENDRELTGERLLVGSYGSGAQAEIHAETVRDGWKEEIEALNVDEQLAERYELSWEDYEEIHDAHNHDMDVDVEEFTTPSEEFVFDGWGRMGERKYRYVE, from the coding sequence ATGACTGCAGTCGGTATCGACGCCGTCGAGATCTGGACCGGGAACCTCAAGCTCGACCTTCCCGGGACGTTCGCCCCGCAGAAGGGCGAAGACCCCGAGAAGTACACGAAAGGGCTCGGCCTCAACGTCAGCTCCTTCCCGGACAGTTACGAAGACATCGTCACGATGGGCGCCAACGCTGCCCACCGGCTGATGGAGCGCAAAGGGCTCGAACCCGACGATATCGGCCGGATCGACGTCGCGACCGAGAGCGCGTTCGATAATTCGAAGCCGGTTTCGACGTACGTCGCTGGCTGTCTCGAACAGGTCTACGACGGCAACTTCCACCACGCCAACAAGGGCGAACGGAAGTTCGCCTGTATCGCGGGTACCCAGAGCTTAGACGACGCCTGTAACTGGATCCGCGCGGGCCGCAACCGCGGCCGATCGGCGCTGGTCATCGCGACCGACACGGCGCTGTACGCCCGCGGCGACGACGGCGAAGCGACCCAGGGCGCCGGCGCCGTCGCGATGCTCATCAGCGAGGACCCGGATCTGGTCGAACTCTCGACCGAGCAGGGTTACGGCTCGGCCGACGAGACCGACTTCCTCAAGCCCAACCAGCAGTTCCCCTCCGTCGACGGCAAGCGCTCCGTCCAGGTTTACCTCGCGCGGATGCGCGAAGCCCTAGAGGACTTCGAGAGCGTCGCCGGCGAGGTCCACGAGGACGACTTCGTCTACGCCCCCTTCCACACTCCCTTCCCGGGCATGGTCCGGAAGGCCGCCCTGCTGGCCTACCGCCACATCATCCGCGACACGGGCATCGAGGACGAACTCGCCGAGGAGATCGGGCGCCAGCCCCGGCCCGAAGCGTTCGACTCCGACGAGGAGTTCCGCGACGCGCTCCGGGAATACATGGACGCGCTCAAAGACACCGACCAATACGCCGAGTGGTACGACGCGGCCATCGATCCGTCGCTGACGATCTCCCGCGAGGTCGGCAACTGGTACACCGGCTCCGTCCACGTCGCTCGCGCGAGCACGCTCAAACACGCCCTCGAGAACGACCGCGAACTGACCGGCGAACGGCTGCTGGTCGGCTCCTACGGCAGCGGCGCCCAGGCGGAGATCCACGCCGAGACGGTCCGCGACGGCTGGAAGGAAGAAATCGAGGCGCTGAACGTCGACGAGCAGCTCGCCGAACGGTACGAACTCAGCTGGGAGGACTACGAGGAGATCCACGACGCCCACAACCACGACATGGACGTCGACGTCGAGGAGTTCACGACGCCCAGCGAGGAGTTCGTCTTCGACGGCTGGGGTCGCATGGGCGAGCGGAAGTACCGGTACGTCGAATAG
- a CDS encoding DUF7838 family putative zinc beta-ribbon protein translates to MALELDHECPNCGGEKTFYRAASTSLHLGEKIKWHCPDCDYGFVQIRENGTVVDSSAA, encoded by the coding sequence ATGGCTCTGGAACTCGACCACGAGTGTCCCAACTGCGGCGGCGAGAAGACGTTCTACCGCGCCGCGAGCACGTCGCTGCACCTCGGCGAGAAGATCAAGTGGCACTGTCCGGACTGCGACTACGGCTTCGTCCAGATCCGCGAGAACGGCACCGTCGTCGACTCGAGCGCCGCGTAA
- a CDS encoding DUF2270 domain-containing protein, which translates to MVDDRDDRDGPLDRDDQEIGATVAEDTDALLGVLPHFYRGEVSQANSAQDRIDRTTDWAIALLAALLSLVFSSPTMPAFLLLIGLFVLAIFLVYEVRRYRFYDHWRARVRFVQENVFANALEPVGVEHPAWREELSDDLRNPTFKVSTLEALSRRIRRVYGLLFAVIGVAWAFKVTLFTPERQWTEAAELPGVPGALVAAGLGVFFVVVLALGLWPTRRRAKGEIHGAEPGDWKND; encoded by the coding sequence ATGGTCGACGACCGCGACGACCGAGACGGCCCTCTCGATCGCGACGACCAGGAGATCGGCGCGACGGTCGCCGAGGACACCGACGCCCTGCTCGGCGTGCTTCCGCACTTCTACCGCGGCGAGGTCAGCCAGGCAAACAGCGCGCAGGACCGCATCGATCGCACGACCGACTGGGCGATCGCCCTGCTCGCGGCCCTCCTGTCGCTCGTGTTCTCGAGTCCGACCATGCCGGCGTTCCTGTTGCTCATCGGCCTCTTCGTCCTCGCGATCTTCCTCGTCTACGAGGTCCGGCGCTACCGGTTCTACGACCACTGGCGCGCTCGCGTCCGCTTCGTCCAGGAGAACGTGTTCGCGAACGCCTTGGAACCCGTCGGCGTCGAGCACCCGGCCTGGCGCGAGGAGTTGAGCGACGACCTCCGGAACCCGACGTTCAAGGTCTCGACGCTGGAGGCGCTCTCCCGGCGAATCCGTCGCGTCTACGGGCTGTTGTTCGCGGTGATCGGCGTCGCCTGGGCGTTCAAGGTCACGCTGTTCACGCCGGAACGGCAGTGGACCGAGGCCGCCGAACTCCCGGGCGTCCCCGGCGCGCTCGTGGCGGCGGGCCTCGGCGTCTTCTTCGTCGTCGTCCTCGCGCTCGGTCTCTGGCCGACCAGGCGCCGGGCGAAGGGCGAGATTCACGGCGCGGAACCGGGCGACTGGAAGAACGACTGA
- a CDS encoding TatD family hydrolase, which translates to MIDDRPVLDDHLHLDPDNNRGIDAVKDFARVGGTHLLVVNKPSWHLGVEAETGEDFRAVFERTIEIVAEASAELEGRAWPVLGVHPGLISRLVDDRGFTPAEARDLMQAGIDVAAEYVESGEALALKSGRPHYEVDDDVWAASNAVMRRAFEHGAALDCAVQLHTEASEDLTEVADWAEEAGMPAHKVVKHYASGRLAGPTPSVMSEKDRLETAAERGEPFLMETDYIDDPDRPGAVLGPKTVPRRVRWLLENGHDEAVRNAHVETPKRVYDIDTEATLEPDE; encoded by the coding sequence ATGATCGACGATCGGCCGGTGCTGGACGACCACCTCCACCTCGATCCGGATAATAATCGAGGCATCGACGCCGTCAAAGACTTCGCCCGCGTCGGCGGGACCCACCTGCTCGTGGTGAACAAACCCTCCTGGCACCTCGGCGTCGAGGCCGAGACCGGCGAGGATTTCCGCGCGGTCTTCGAGCGCACCATCGAAATCGTCGCCGAGGCCTCGGCCGAACTCGAGGGCCGGGCCTGGCCCGTCCTCGGCGTCCACCCCGGATTGATCTCGCGCCTGGTCGACGACCGCGGGTTCACGCCGGCGGAGGCCCGCGACCTCATGCAGGCGGGGATCGACGTAGCGGCGGAGTACGTCGAATCGGGCGAGGCCCTGGCGCTGAAGTCCGGCCGCCCGCACTACGAGGTCGACGACGACGTCTGGGCGGCCTCGAACGCGGTCATGCGTCGCGCGTTCGAGCACGGGGCCGCCCTCGACTGCGCCGTCCAACTGCACACCGAGGCCAGCGAGGACCTGACCGAGGTAGCCGACTGGGCCGAAGAGGCCGGCATGCCGGCCCACAAGGTCGTCAAACACTACGCGAGCGGCCGCCTGGCGGGGCCGACGCCGAGCGTGATGAGCGAGAAGGACCGCTTGGAGACCGCCGCCGAGCGCGGCGAGCCGTTCTTGATGGAGACCGACTACATCGACGACCCCGATCGGCCGGGAGCGGTGCTCGGTCCGAAGACGGTCCCCCGGCGAGTCCGCTGGCTGCTCGAGAACGGCCACGACGAGGCGGTCCGGAACGCCCACGTCGAGACGCCGAAGCGAGTGTACGACATCGACACGGAAGCGACGCTCGAGCCGGACGAGTAG
- the gcvPB gene encoding aminomethyl-transferring glycine dehydrogenase subunit GcvPB, with the protein MTDGNAGSDDRTDSQSRYDQARYVDDGEYEPLLSEKDLTRVEIGNGDGDGGDGSDADGTIETDSPLPDDLTRDSLELPELSEPELARHYTRLSQMIYGIDSGPYPLGSCTMKYNPKFTEDVAALPSAAVHPDRSEASVQGTLELMYRLQDYLGRIGGMDAVTLQPPAGAAGEFVGIRVAAAYHEHNGEGGRDEVIVPESAHGTNFASAALGGYDVVSLPSDEDGRVDLDALEAALSEDTAALMLTNPNTLGLFERDIAEIAEMVHDVGGLLYYDGANLNALLGRARPGDMGFDVMHYNVHKTFATPHGGGGPGAGPVGVVDDLAPFLPAPRVRERADGSKANEPVYELFEPDHTIGKVHGFHGNWLVLIKAFAYIARLGDEGLADASASAVLNANYLAERIEYDVPYGPFHHEFVASAGEQDAADVAKRMLDYGVHPPTTKWPEIVPEALMTEPTEVESKDTLDRLAAAFNAVVDEDGETLADAPERTAARRIDQTSAARTPRLSWQALDDES; encoded by the coding sequence ATGACGGACGGAAACGCCGGCTCGGACGACCGGACCGACTCGCAGTCGCGCTACGACCAGGCCCGCTACGTCGACGACGGCGAGTACGAGCCGCTGCTCTCGGAGAAGGACCTGACGCGGGTCGAAATTGGCAACGGTGACGGCGACGGCGGCGACGGGAGCGACGCCGACGGGACGATCGAGACCGACTCGCCGCTGCCCGACGACCTCACTCGGGACTCGCTCGAACTGCCCGAGTTGTCGGAACCTGAACTGGCGCGCCACTACACGCGGCTCTCGCAGATGATCTACGGGATCGACAGCGGCCCCTACCCGCTGGGCTCGTGTACGATGAAGTACAACCCCAAGTTCACCGAGGACGTGGCGGCGCTGCCCTCGGCGGCCGTCCACCCCGACCGGTCCGAGGCGTCCGTTCAGGGCACCCTCGAACTCATGTACCGGCTCCAGGACTACCTCGGCCGGATCGGCGGGATGGACGCGGTGACGCTCCAGCCGCCCGCGGGCGCAGCCGGTGAGTTCGTCGGCATCCGCGTCGCCGCGGCCTACCACGAGCACAACGGCGAGGGGGGCCGCGACGAGGTTATCGTCCCCGAGAGCGCCCACGGCACCAACTTCGCCAGCGCCGCGCTGGGCGGCTACGACGTCGTCTCGCTGCCAAGCGACGAGGACGGGCGGGTCGACCTCGACGCGCTCGAGGCCGCCCTCTCGGAGGACACGGCCGCGCTCATGCTGACCAACCCGAACACCCTCGGACTGTTCGAGCGCGACATCGCCGAAATCGCCGAGATGGTCCACGACGTCGGCGGCTTACTCTACTACGACGGGGCAAACCTGAACGCCCTGCTCGGCCGCGCGCGGCCAGGCGACATGGGCTTCGACGTGATGCACTACAACGTCCACAAGACGTTCGCGACGCCCCACGGCGGCGGCGGGCCGGGGGCCGGTCCGGTCGGCGTCGTCGACGACTTGGCGCCGTTCCTGCCCGCGCCGCGGGTCCGTGAGCGCGCCGACGGCTCGAAAGCCAACGAACCGGTCTACGAACTGTTCGAGCCCGACCACACCATCGGCAAGGTCCACGGCTTCCACGGGAACTGGCTGGTGCTGATCAAGGCCTTCGCCTACATCGCCAGGCTCGGCGACGAGGGCCTGGCGGACGCCAGCGCCTCGGCGGTGCTCAACGCGAACTACCTCGCCGAGCGGATCGAGTACGACGTCCCCTACGGGCCGTTCCACCACGAGTTCGTTGCCAGCGCGGGCGAGCAGGACGCCGCGGACGTGGCAAAGCGGATGCTCGACTACGGCGTCCACCCGCCGACGACCAAGTGGCCCGAGATCGTGCCGGAGGCGCTGATGACCGAGCCGACCGAGGTCGAGAGCAAGGACACCTTGGATCGGCTCGCCGCGGCGTTCAACGCCGTCGTCGACGAGGACGGCGAGACCCTCGCCGACGCGCCGGAACGAACCGCCGCGCGCCGGATCGATCAGACGAGCGCCGCGCGGACCCCGCGACTCTCCTGGCAGGCGCTCGACGACGAGTCATAA
- a CDS encoding cob(I)yrinic acid a,c-diamide adenosyltransferase has protein sequence MSIYTGRGDEGQTDLRDMTRVSKASARIEAYGTVDELNALIGTIRPTDHDDINERLAAIQNHLHVVQADFANPDPDEDDPAIRADHVETVEDWIDEYDEELEPLTSFILPTGGDDGAALHHARTVCRRAERRAVALAESEAINEDAVQYLNRLSDGLFTFARVVNARDGEREDAPEY, from the coding sequence ATGTCGATCTACACCGGTCGCGGCGACGAGGGTCAGACCGACCTCCGGGACATGACCCGCGTCTCGAAGGCCAGCGCCCGCATCGAGGCCTACGGAACCGTCGACGAACTCAACGCCCTCATCGGCACGATCCGGCCGACCGACCACGACGATATCAACGAGCGCCTAGCGGCGATCCAGAACCACCTCCACGTCGTTCAGGCGGACTTCGCGAACCCGGACCCTGACGAGGACGATCCGGCGATCCGGGCGGATCACGTCGAGACCGTCGAGGACTGGATCGACGAGTACGACGAGGAACTCGAGCCCCTGACCTCCTTTATCCTGCCGACCGGCGGCGACGATGGGGCGGCGCTGCACCACGCCCGGACCGTTTGCCGCCGCGCGGAGCGGCGGGCGGTCGCGCTCGCCGAGTCGGAAGCGATCAACGAGGACGCGGTCCAGTACCTCAACCGGCTCTCGGACGGGCTGTTCACGTTCGCCCGCGTCGTCAACGCTCGCGACGGCGAACGCGAGGACGCACCCGAGTACTAA